From Drosophila virilis strain 15010-1051.87 chromosome X, Dvir_AGI_RSII-ME, whole genome shotgun sequence, the proteins below share one genomic window:
- the Atx-1 gene encoding ataxin-1-like has protein sequence MQQEISQHPFKINPNSEASACFRRGTCIELSTGVLRRVEDLRTEDFIQSALRSQHFDLKEATVVKIDRTSTHINNITFSYDTQHLKVHMEVASAHPLFVYGQGWASCNPQLSFELYELKCQQLQVGDICLSLVAHEQPPPAPELHPIPLDVPYAFEANCQAAALPKHPYQVYAEMANLVAAYTQHLMGKMK, from the exons ATGCAGCAGGAAATCAGCCAGCATCCATTCAAAAT CAATCCAAACAGTGAGGCGAGCGCCTGCTTTCGACGGGGCACTTGCATCGAGCTGTCAACAGGTGTATTGCGTCGCGTGGAGGATCTACGCACCGAGGACTTCATTCAGTCGGCACTGCGCAGCCAGCACTTTGACCTGAAGGAGGCGACGGTCGTTAAAATTGACAGAACATCAACGCATATCAACAATATAACCTTTAGCTATGATACGCAGCATTTGAAG GTTCACATGGAGGTGGCATCGGCGCATCCGCTGTTTGTCTACGGTCAGGGCTGGGCCTCCTGCAATCCGCAATTGTCGTTCGAGCTTTACGAATTAAAGTGCCAACAATTGCAGGTAGGCGACATTTGCCTATCGCTGGTGGCACACGAGCAACCACCGCCGGCCCCTGAGCTCCATCCGATACCACTGGACGTACCTTATGCATTCGAGGCTAACTGTCAAGCAGCAGCGCTGCCCAAGCATCCCTATCAAGTGTACGCAGAGATGGCGAACCTTGTGGCAGCCTATACTCAACATTTGATGGGCAAAATGAAATAA
- the xit gene encoding probable dolichyl pyrophosphate Glc1Man9GlcNAc2 alpha-1,3-glucosyltransferase, with protein MRGYFWQLVGISCAIKVLLLPAYYSTDFEVHRNWLAITHSLPLNRWYLDATSEWTLDYPPFFAYFEWLLSQVAKYVDPNMLIVQNLNYASVRTVHFQRISVIIMDLIYMLGVRCCMAALGIVPSTQKHIAGCMLLFLNVGLIFVDHIHFQYNGFLFGILLLSISALLRQRYLWSAFAFAVLLNFKHIFLYMAPAFGVYLLKFYCLAQGNFGQNTLRLLAVGLVPFVLSFGPFWHQLPQLMSRLFPFKRGLTHAYWAPNIWALYNAADKVAVVALKRTTESEATSTTSGLVQEVQHIVLPTITPSITFALTFLFMLPILIKLYMTRSREQARLLFMRAVVLCSCSSFMFGWHVHEKAILMCLIPLCLLALLDRRDARFAYILAVAGYYSLFPLLFEVDLLVPRYSLYMTYMAMMYGQLERVYKCKPNFHLLEWIYFLGFITIPIYEHIVSRLLGLHSLFPFMPLLLTSVYSGLGVLYFYVRYYIYAMDLKWPSFGKRRVTQIKSSATKRKRKTK; from the exons ATGAGGGGCTACTTTTGGCAATTGGTCGGCATAAGCTGTGCAATTAaagtgctgctgttgcccgcTTA CTACTCCACTGATTTTGAGGTGCATCGCAATTGGCTGGCCATAACGCACAGTTTACCGTTGAATCGATGGTATTTGGACGCGACCAGCGAATGGACCCTGGACTATCCGCCCTTCTTTGCCTATTTTGAATGGCTGCTCTCACAGGTGGCCAAATATGTTGATCCCAATATGCTGATCGTACAGAATTTGAATTATGCCTCGGTGAGGACGGTGCATTTCCAGCGCATTTCGGTGATTATCATGGATCTGATATATATGCTGGGCGTACGCTGCTGCATGGCCGCCCTGGGCATTGTGCCATCCACCCAGAAACACATAGCCGGCTGCATGCTACTCTTCCTGAATGTGGGTCTCATATTCGTGGATCACATACACTTTCAGTACAATGGATTCCTGTTTGGCATACTGCTACTGAGCATAAGTGCACTGCTCCGACAACGCTATCTCTGGAGCGCCTTTGCATTCGCCGTCCTGCTGAACTTCAAGCATATATTCCTTTATATGGCGCCCGCCTTTGGTGTTTAtctattgaaattttattgccTGGCTCAGGGCAATTTTGGGCAAAATACGCTTAGGCTGCTTGCTGTGGGCCTTGTACCATTCGTGCTGTCCTTTGGCCCCTTCTGGCACCAATTGCCACAGCTGATGTCTCGCCTGTTTCCGTTTAAGCGCGGACTTACCCACGCCTACTGGGCGCCCAATATTTGGGCGCTCTATAATGCTGCCGATAAGGTGGCTGTGGTTGCCTTGAAACGCACGACCGAATCTGAGGCCACCTCGACCACCTCCGGCCTGGTGCAGGAGGTGCAACACATAGTACTGCCCACAATAACACCGTCCATTACCTTTGCGCTCACATTCCTATTTATGCTGCCCATCCTGATTAAGCTCTATATGACGCGCAGCAGAGA ACAAGCCAGGCTGCTGTTTATGCGTGCCGTGGTACTTTGCTCCTGCTCCTCGTTCATGTTTGGCTGGCACGTCCATGAGAAGGCCATACTTATGTGCCTGATACCATTGTG CCTGCTTGCCTTGCTGGATCGTCGGGATGCCAGATTTGCATACATCTTGGCCGTCGCTGGGTACTACTCGCTGTTTCCCCTGCTCTTCGAGGTCGATCTGCTCGTGCCGCGTTACTCCCTGTACATGACCTACATGGCCATGATGTACGGCCAGCTTGAACGCGTATATAAGTGCAAACCAAACTTTCATCTACTCGAATGGATCTACTTTCTGGGCTTCATAACCATTCCCATCTATGAGCATATTGTCAGTCGTTTGTTGGGCCTGCATTCGCTATTCCCATTCATGCCGCTGCTGCTTACCTCTGTGTATTCTGGATTGGGCGTGCTCTATTTCTATGTACGCTACTATATCTACGCCATGGACTTGAAGTGGCCGAGCTTTGGCAAGCGGCGCGTTACTCAAATCAAATCCTCAGCGACCAAAAGAAAAcgcaaaaccaaataa
- the shf gene encoding protein shifted isoform X1, whose protein sequence is MPQQGFGCFVKWFYVVLIVQILLCIGQLECRQHHNRNNNNNNNNNNKNNNNNRRGDSASSEENQSHGDDVIDNFADNDSSIAAGHGHRRGPRKKQQGNNNHNRHNRMEEQGISLWINEQQLKMLSALYFPQGYSDRIYAIHNGRVTNEMRDTTFYSYLVIPSEVNYVNFTWKSGRRKYSYDFDRLQTMDESILKAPTLSIKKSGRIPQEQKNFSIFLPCTGNSSGTASFNVGLKIQTRNKEPLLGTPIRLNFKKECAHRGVYDIDASNPTSLTTLQAPDPECSLKCGKNGYCNEHHICKCNVGYTGQYCETAFCFPQCLNGGNCTAPSVCTCPEGYQGTQCEGGICKEKCRNGGKCIQKDKCQCSKGYYGLHCEYSKCVIPCKNGGRCIGNNMCRCPNGLHGNHCEIGRKQRSTCKCGNGRCMGNKECKCQDGYQGRHCRRRIPNRAH, encoded by the exons ATGCCACAGCAGGGATTTGGTTGCTTTGTCAAGTGGTTCTATGTGGTGCTGATTGTGCAGATCTTGTTGTGCATCGGCCAGCTCGAGTGTCGCCAGCATCATaatcgcaacaacaacaacaacaacaataataataacaaaaacaacaacaacaatagacgAGGCGACTCGGCCAGCTCGGAGGAGAACCAGAGCCATGGCGATGATGTCATCGATAACTTTGCggacaacgacagcagcatTGCCGCTGGCCATGGACACCGGCGTGGTCCGCGCAAGAAACAGcagggcaacaacaatcacaatcGCCACAATCGCATGGAGGAGCAGGGCATCTCACTCTGGATCAATGAACAGCAGCTCAAGATGCTAAGCG CGCTCTACTTTCCGCAGGGCTACTCGGATCGCATCTATGCCATACACAACGGTCGTGTGACAAACGAAATGCGCGACACGACATTCTATAGCTATCTGGTGATACCGTCCGAGGTGAACTATGTGAATTTTACATGGAAATCGGGTAGACGCAAGTATTCCTATGATTTTGATCGACTGCAAACGATGGACGAGAGCATTTTAAAGGCGCCAACGCTCTCGATTAAAAAAAGCGGACGCATACCGCAGGAGCAGAAAA ATTTTAGCATATTCCTGCCCTGCACCGGAAACAGCTCGGGCACTGCATCATTCAATGTGGGCCTAAAGATACAGACTCGCAATAAGGAACCGCTATTGGGCACACCCATACGTCTCAACTTCAAAAAGGAATGCGCACATAGAGGTGTGTATGATATAGACGCTTCCAACCCTACTTCACTAACAACTTTGCAAG CTCCCGATCCAGAATGCAGTTTAAAATGTGGCAAGAATGGGTATTGCAACGAGCATCATATCTGCAAGTGCAACGTCGGCTATACGGGCCAATATTGTGAGACGGCCTTCTGTTTTCCGCAGTGTCTGAACGGCGGCAATTGCACGGCGCCGTCGGTTTGCACCTGCCCCGAGGGCTATCAGGGCACACAGTGTGAGGGCG GTATTTGCAAAGAGAAGTGCCGGAATGGCGGCAAATGCATACAAAAGGACAAATGCCAATGCTCAAAAGGATATTACGGCCTGCACTGTGAATATT CCAAGTGCGTGATACCCTGCAAGAATGGCGGCCGCTGCATTGGCAACAATATGTGCCGCTGCCCGAACGGGCTGCACGGCAATCATTGCGAAATTGGACGCAAACAGCGCTCCACCTGCAAGTGCGGCAATGGCCGCTGCATGGGCAACAAGGAGTGCAAGTGCCAGGACGGTTACCAAGGTCGCCACTGTCGACGCC GCATTCCAAATCGTGCGCATTGA
- the shf gene encoding protein shifted isoform X2 encodes MPQQGFGCFVKWFYVVLIVQILLCIGQLECRQHHNRNNNNNNNNNNKNNNNNRRGDSASSEENQSHGDDVIDNFADNDSSIAAGHGHRRGPRKKQQGNNNHNRHNRMEEQGISLWINEQQLKMLSALYFPQGYSDRIYAIHNGRVTNEMRDTTFYSYLVIPSEVNYVNFTWKSGRRKYSYDFDRLQTMDESILKAPTLSIKKSGRIPQEQKNFSIFLPCTGNSSGTASFNVGLKIQTRNKEPLLGTPIRLNFKKECAHRGVYDIDASNPTSLTTLQECSLKCGKNGYCNEHHICKCNVGYTGQYCETAFCFPQCLNGGNCTAPSVCTCPEGYQGTQCEGGICKEKCRNGGKCIQKDKCQCSKGYYGLHCEYSKCVIPCKNGGRCIGNNMCRCPNGLHGNHCEIGRKQRSTCKCGNGRCMGNKECKCQDGYQGRHCRRRIPNRAH; translated from the exons ATGCCACAGCAGGGATTTGGTTGCTTTGTCAAGTGGTTCTATGTGGTGCTGATTGTGCAGATCTTGTTGTGCATCGGCCAGCTCGAGTGTCGCCAGCATCATaatcgcaacaacaacaacaacaacaataataataacaaaaacaacaacaacaatagacgAGGCGACTCGGCCAGCTCGGAGGAGAACCAGAGCCATGGCGATGATGTCATCGATAACTTTGCggacaacgacagcagcatTGCCGCTGGCCATGGACACCGGCGTGGTCCGCGCAAGAAACAGcagggcaacaacaatcacaatcGCCACAATCGCATGGAGGAGCAGGGCATCTCACTCTGGATCAATGAACAGCAGCTCAAGATGCTAAGCG CGCTCTACTTTCCGCAGGGCTACTCGGATCGCATCTATGCCATACACAACGGTCGTGTGACAAACGAAATGCGCGACACGACATTCTATAGCTATCTGGTGATACCGTCCGAGGTGAACTATGTGAATTTTACATGGAAATCGGGTAGACGCAAGTATTCCTATGATTTTGATCGACTGCAAACGATGGACGAGAGCATTTTAAAGGCGCCAACGCTCTCGATTAAAAAAAGCGGACGCATACCGCAGGAGCAGAAAA ATTTTAGCATATTCCTGCCCTGCACCGGAAACAGCTCGGGCACTGCATCATTCAATGTGGGCCTAAAGATACAGACTCGCAATAAGGAACCGCTATTGGGCACACCCATACGTCTCAACTTCAAAAAGGAATGCGCACATAGAGGTGTGTATGATATAGACGCTTCCAACCCTACTTCACTAACAACTTTGCAAG AATGCAGTTTAAAATGTGGCAAGAATGGGTATTGCAACGAGCATCATATCTGCAAGTGCAACGTCGGCTATACGGGCCAATATTGTGAGACGGCCTTCTGTTTTCCGCAGTGTCTGAACGGCGGCAATTGCACGGCGCCGTCGGTTTGCACCTGCCCCGAGGGCTATCAGGGCACACAGTGTGAGGGCG GTATTTGCAAAGAGAAGTGCCGGAATGGCGGCAAATGCATACAAAAGGACAAATGCCAATGCTCAAAAGGATATTACGGCCTGCACTGTGAATATT CCAAGTGCGTGATACCCTGCAAGAATGGCGGCCGCTGCATTGGCAACAATATGTGCCGCTGCCCGAACGGGCTGCACGGCAATCATTGCGAAATTGGACGCAAACAGCGCTCCACCTGCAAGTGCGGCAATGGCCGCTGCATGGGCAACAAGGAGTGCAAGTGCCAGGACGGTTACCAAGGTCGCCACTGTCGACGCC GCATTCCAAATCGTGCGCATTGA
- the shf gene encoding protein shifted isoform X4 has product MPQQGFGCFVKWFYVVLIVQILLCIGQLECRQHHNRNNNNNNNNNNKNNNNNRRGDSASSEENQSHGDDVIDNFADNDSSIAAGHGHRRGPRKKQQGNNNHNRHNRMEEQGISLWINEQQLKMLSALYFPQGYSDRIYAIHNGRVTNEMRDTTFYSYLVIPSEVNYVNFTWKSGRRKYSYDFDRLQTMDESILKAPTLSIKKSGRIPQEQKNFSIFLPCTGNSSGTASFNVGLKIQTRNKEPLLGTPIRLNFKKECAHRECSLKCGKNGYCNEHHICKCNVGYTGQYCETAFCFPQCLNGGNCTAPSVCTCPEGYQGTQCEGGICKEKCRNGGKCIQKDKCQCSKGYYGLHCEYSKCVIPCKNGGRCIGNNMCRCPNGLHGNHCEIGRKQRSTCKCGNGRCMGNKECKCQDGYQGRHCRRRIPNRAH; this is encoded by the exons ATGCCACAGCAGGGATTTGGTTGCTTTGTCAAGTGGTTCTATGTGGTGCTGATTGTGCAGATCTTGTTGTGCATCGGCCAGCTCGAGTGTCGCCAGCATCATaatcgcaacaacaacaacaacaacaataataataacaaaaacaacaacaacaatagacgAGGCGACTCGGCCAGCTCGGAGGAGAACCAGAGCCATGGCGATGATGTCATCGATAACTTTGCggacaacgacagcagcatTGCCGCTGGCCATGGACACCGGCGTGGTCCGCGCAAGAAACAGcagggcaacaacaatcacaatcGCCACAATCGCATGGAGGAGCAGGGCATCTCACTCTGGATCAATGAACAGCAGCTCAAGATGCTAAGCG CGCTCTACTTTCCGCAGGGCTACTCGGATCGCATCTATGCCATACACAACGGTCGTGTGACAAACGAAATGCGCGACACGACATTCTATAGCTATCTGGTGATACCGTCCGAGGTGAACTATGTGAATTTTACATGGAAATCGGGTAGACGCAAGTATTCCTATGATTTTGATCGACTGCAAACGATGGACGAGAGCATTTTAAAGGCGCCAACGCTCTCGATTAAAAAAAGCGGACGCATACCGCAGGAGCAGAAAA ATTTTAGCATATTCCTGCCCTGCACCGGAAACAGCTCGGGCACTGCATCATTCAATGTGGGCCTAAAGATACAGACTCGCAATAAGGAACCGCTATTGGGCACACCCATACGTCTCAACTTCAAAAAGGAATGCGCACATAGAG AATGCAGTTTAAAATGTGGCAAGAATGGGTATTGCAACGAGCATCATATCTGCAAGTGCAACGTCGGCTATACGGGCCAATATTGTGAGACGGCCTTCTGTTTTCCGCAGTGTCTGAACGGCGGCAATTGCACGGCGCCGTCGGTTTGCACCTGCCCCGAGGGCTATCAGGGCACACAGTGTGAGGGCG GTATTTGCAAAGAGAAGTGCCGGAATGGCGGCAAATGCATACAAAAGGACAAATGCCAATGCTCAAAAGGATATTACGGCCTGCACTGTGAATATT CCAAGTGCGTGATACCCTGCAAGAATGGCGGCCGCTGCATTGGCAACAATATGTGCCGCTGCCCGAACGGGCTGCACGGCAATCATTGCGAAATTGGACGCAAACAGCGCTCCACCTGCAAGTGCGGCAATGGCCGCTGCATGGGCAACAAGGAGTGCAAGTGCCAGGACGGTTACCAAGGTCGCCACTGTCGACGCC GCATTCCAAATCGTGCGCATTGA
- the LOC6633572 gene encoding WD repeat-containing protein 18, whose translation MENVTEALFISTLNNERASCFVQDLRTGTDLMRYKGGGSMQSHSLQMLEEHFVIAANSTKPLLHVWPINSQEPMSNVRYVVPGKVNALALSPDSAFLIAGIQETIYVWHLNSGRLLNTLSKHYQPITCIRFTDNGEHFATAGKDGAVLVWNLTRAVAPLGGVDSEENAPFYNFNDHGLAVTDVHIGLGGIRAFMYTVSLDRCCKVYDLSDGTMLLSVVFPVALHSVTVNRMETSVYVGTSEGQILIFSMENVPRMKEYHLEEEESQAFVGHTAGTPITCLALAVNGNQLISGGEDKQVCIWDVGSRQLVKSISQPGAITNLHVRLIGNAMFHPGPKVHKPFADNLKRMISPDDDDECIELLITEEYSNAPKFPQANLDKSYDGSDGNADFKVVTLPDDYEDVISETEADDAENSASDAEDSTDDDEEMPDADAARNSKSMLAELEKLRAENAQLKLEAKRLMDLKINSIAGNTQSAKTSKKNKRARKN comes from the exons atggaaaacgTTACCGAGGCTCTGTTTATCAGCACATTAAACAATGAGCGTGCATCCTGTTTCGTACAGGATCTGCGCACTGGCACCGACCTGATGCGTTACAAAGGCGGTGGCTCAATGCAGTCTCACAGCCTGCAAATGCTCGAGGAGCACTTTGTTATTGCGGCAAACAGCACGAAGCCCCTGCTGCATGTGTGGCCCATCAATAGCCAGGAACCGATGTCAAATGTACGATACGTTGTGCCAGGCAAGGTGAATGCATTGGCACTGTCTCCAGACAGTGCCTTTCTTATAGCTGGCATACAGGAGACCATCTACGTTTGGCACCTCAACTCCGGCCGCCTGCTCAATACGCTCTCCAAGCATTACCAGCCCATCACCTGTATACGTTTTACGGACAATGGCGAGCACTTTGCCACTGCCGGCAAGGATGGTGCTGTGCTTGTCTGGAATCTTACACGTGCTGTTGCTCCCCTGGGCGGTGTTGACAGTGAAGAGAATGCACCCTTTTACAATTTCAATGATCACGGGCTGGCGGTTACCGATGTCCATATTGGACTTGGTGGCATTCGTGCCTTCATGTACACCGTCTCATTGGACCGCTGCTGCAAGGTTTACGATCTGAGCGATGGCACAATGCTATTGAGCGTCGTGTTTCCAGTTGCCCTGCACAGCGTCACTGTCAACAGGATGGAGACCAGCGTCTATGTGGGCACCAGTGAGGGTCAGATACTTATTTTCAGCATGGAAAATGTGCCACGCATGAAG GAATACCATCTCGAAGAGGAGGAAAGCCAAGCCTTTGTTGGACACACAGCCGGCACACCTATTACATGCTTGGCTCTGGCGGTGAATGGAAATCAGTTGATTTCCGGTGGTGAGGATAAACAAGTGTGTATCTGGGATGTTGGTAGCCGGCAGCTGGTGAAGAGCATTTCCCAGCCCGGTGCCATTACAAATCTGCACGTCCGTCTCATCGGCAACGCCATGTTTCATCCAGGTCCTAAGGTGCATAAGCCATTTGCCGACAATCTCAAGCGAATGATCAGTccggatgatgatgatgaatgCATTGAGCTGCTCATCACAGAAGAGTATTCGAATGCCCCAAAGTTTCCACAGGCAAACCTTGATAAAAGCTATGATGGCAGCGATGGAAATGCTGATTTTAAGGTTGTGACCCTTCCAGACGACTACGAAGATGTGATTAGCGAGACGGAGGCTGATGACGCGGAAAATTCAGCCAGCGATGCGGAAGATTCaactgatgatgatgaagaaaTGCCCGATGCTGATGCAGCCCGCAATTCCAAGTCCATGCTCGCGGAGCTCGAGAAATTACGTGCAGAAAATGCACAACTCAAACTGGAAGCAAAACGGTTAATGGACTTAAAGATAAATAGCATTGCAGGCAATACACAAAGTGCGAAAACGTCAAAGAAGAACAAAAGAGCTCGCAAAAACTAG
- the shf gene encoding protein shifted isoform X3, whose amino-acid sequence MPQQGFGCFVKWFYVVLIVQILLCIGQLECRQHHNRNNNNNNNNNNKNNNNNRRGDSASSEENQSHGDDVIDNFADNDSSIAAGHGHRRGPRKKQQGNNNHNRHNRMEEQGISLWINEQQLKMLSALYFPQGYSDRIYAIHNGRVTNEMRDTTFYSYLVIPSEVNYVNFTWKSGRRKYSYDFDRLQTMDESILKAPTLSIKKSGRIPQEQKNFSIFLPCTGNSSGTASFNVGLKIQTRNKEPLLGTPIRLNFKKECAHRAPDPECSLKCGKNGYCNEHHICKCNVGYTGQYCETAFCFPQCLNGGNCTAPSVCTCPEGYQGTQCEGGICKEKCRNGGKCIQKDKCQCSKGYYGLHCEYSKCVIPCKNGGRCIGNNMCRCPNGLHGNHCEIGRKQRSTCKCGNGRCMGNKECKCQDGYQGRHCRRRIPNRAH is encoded by the exons ATGCCACAGCAGGGATTTGGTTGCTTTGTCAAGTGGTTCTATGTGGTGCTGATTGTGCAGATCTTGTTGTGCATCGGCCAGCTCGAGTGTCGCCAGCATCATaatcgcaacaacaacaacaacaacaataataataacaaaaacaacaacaacaatagacgAGGCGACTCGGCCAGCTCGGAGGAGAACCAGAGCCATGGCGATGATGTCATCGATAACTTTGCggacaacgacagcagcatTGCCGCTGGCCATGGACACCGGCGTGGTCCGCGCAAGAAACAGcagggcaacaacaatcacaatcGCCACAATCGCATGGAGGAGCAGGGCATCTCACTCTGGATCAATGAACAGCAGCTCAAGATGCTAAGCG CGCTCTACTTTCCGCAGGGCTACTCGGATCGCATCTATGCCATACACAACGGTCGTGTGACAAACGAAATGCGCGACACGACATTCTATAGCTATCTGGTGATACCGTCCGAGGTGAACTATGTGAATTTTACATGGAAATCGGGTAGACGCAAGTATTCCTATGATTTTGATCGACTGCAAACGATGGACGAGAGCATTTTAAAGGCGCCAACGCTCTCGATTAAAAAAAGCGGACGCATACCGCAGGAGCAGAAAA ATTTTAGCATATTCCTGCCCTGCACCGGAAACAGCTCGGGCACTGCATCATTCAATGTGGGCCTAAAGATACAGACTCGCAATAAGGAACCGCTATTGGGCACACCCATACGTCTCAACTTCAAAAAGGAATGCGCACATAGAG CTCCCGATCCAGAATGCAGTTTAAAATGTGGCAAGAATGGGTATTGCAACGAGCATCATATCTGCAAGTGCAACGTCGGCTATACGGGCCAATATTGTGAGACGGCCTTCTGTTTTCCGCAGTGTCTGAACGGCGGCAATTGCACGGCGCCGTCGGTTTGCACCTGCCCCGAGGGCTATCAGGGCACACAGTGTGAGGGCG GTATTTGCAAAGAGAAGTGCCGGAATGGCGGCAAATGCATACAAAAGGACAAATGCCAATGCTCAAAAGGATATTACGGCCTGCACTGTGAATATT CCAAGTGCGTGATACCCTGCAAGAATGGCGGCCGCTGCATTGGCAACAATATGTGCCGCTGCCCGAACGGGCTGCACGGCAATCATTGCGAAATTGGACGCAAACAGCGCTCCACCTGCAAGTGCGGCAATGGCCGCTGCATGGGCAACAAGGAGTGCAAGTGCCAGGACGGTTACCAAGGTCGCCACTGTCGACGCC GCATTCCAAATCGTGCGCATTGA
- the Coq7 gene encoding 5-demethoxyubiquinone hydroxylase, mitochondrial: MYRKACASGMQLIRRSVPTSRCLATSSSSSSSSQNQEQQQQPPPALRPRANAMTDEIIRVDHAGELGADRIYAGQMAILGNGPMGKTIEHMWEQEKCHRKQFEQLIQQHRVRPTIMTPIWNVAAFALGAGTALLGEKAAMACTVAVETVIVEHYNDQLRQIMESPNPDKELLETITKFRDEEQEHHDTGIDCGAEQAPFYKAMTEVIKFGCKTAIAISKKI; the protein is encoded by the exons ATGTACAGAAAGGCGTGTGCGTCGGGCATGCAACTAATTCGCAGATCAGTGCCCACATCGCGTTGTCTtgccacaagcagcagcagcagcagcagcagccaaaatcaggagcagcagcagcaaccgccACCGGCGCTGCGTCCACGTGCCAATGCGATGACCGATGAGATCATACGCGTGGATCATGCTGGCGAGCTGGGCGCCGATCGTATCTATGCTGGCCAAATGGCCATATTGGGTAACGGTCCCATGGGCAAGACCATTGAGCATATGTGGGAGCAGGAGAAATGCCATCGCAAACAATTCGAGCAGTTGATACAACAGCATCGCGTCCGGCCGACAATTATGACGCCAATTTGGAATGTGGCTGCCTTTGCGCTGGGCGCGGGCACTGCTCTGTTGGGCGAAAAAGCGGCCATGGCATGCACCGTAGCCGTTGAGACGGTCATTGTGGAGCACTACAACGATCAGTTGCGTCAAATTATGGAGTCACCCAATCCGGACAAG GAACTGCTCGagacaataacaaaatttcGTGACGAGGAACAGGAACATCATGACACGGGCATCGATTGCGGCGCCGAGCAGGCGCCCTTCTACAAGGCCATGACCGAGGTCATCAAGTTTGGCTGCAAAACGGCCATTGCCATATCCAAAAAGATCTAA
- the LOC6633573 gene encoding UPF0184 protein CG14818: MSPRNNHDPTSSGESGNTNVQEADLQEMEDVNQSLDALSCVLDVVEQRTDDILSQLRELLDSNREIRRQLAQDKDNASSEEENDDGNDDMVEQPDTKNEPSANAN; encoded by the exons ATGTCTCCGAGGAATAACCACGATCCGACGTCCTCCGGCGAGTCGGGCAACACAAATGTGCAGGAGGCCGATCTGCAAG AGATGGAGGATGTGAACCAGAGTCTAGACGCTCTAAGCTGTGTCTTGGACGTTGTGGAGCAGCGCACCGATGACATTTTGTCACAGCTACGCGAGCTTTTGGACTCCAATCGCGAAATCCGACGTCAGCTGGCTCAGGATAAAGACAATGCTTCCTCAGAAGAGGAAAATGACGACGGAAATGATGACATGGTGGAACAGCCGGATACTAAGAATGAACCCAgcgcaaatgcaaattaa
- the shf gene encoding protein shifted isoform X5: MPQQGFGCFVKWFYVVLIVQILLCIGQLECRQHHNRNNNNNNNNNNKNNNNNRRGDSASSEENQSHGDDVIDNFADNDSSIAAGHGHRRGPRKKQQGNNNHNRHNRMEEQGISLWINEQQLKMLSALYFPQGYSDRIYAIHNGRVTNEMRDTTFYSYLVIPSEVNYVNFTWKSGRRKYSYDFDRLQTMDESILKAPTLSIKKSGRIPQEQKTRF, encoded by the exons ATGCCACAGCAGGGATTTGGTTGCTTTGTCAAGTGGTTCTATGTGGTGCTGATTGTGCAGATCTTGTTGTGCATCGGCCAGCTCGAGTGTCGCCAGCATCATaatcgcaacaacaacaacaacaacaataataataacaaaaacaacaacaacaatagacgAGGCGACTCGGCCAGCTCGGAGGAGAACCAGAGCCATGGCGATGATGTCATCGATAACTTTGCggacaacgacagcagcatTGCCGCTGGCCATGGACACCGGCGTGGTCCGCGCAAGAAACAGcagggcaacaacaatcacaatcGCCACAATCGCATGGAGGAGCAGGGCATCTCACTCTGGATCAATGAACAGCAGCTCAAGATGCTAAGCG CGCTCTACTTTCCGCAGGGCTACTCGGATCGCATCTATGCCATACACAACGGTCGTGTGACAAACGAAATGCGCGACACGACATTCTATAGCTATCTGGTGATACCGTCCGAGGTGAACTATGTGAATTTTACATGGAAATCGGGTAGACGCAAGTATTCCTATGATTTTGATCGACTGCAAACGATGGACGAGAGCATTTTAAAGGCGCCAACGCTCTCGATTAAAAAAAGCGGACGCATACCGCAGGAGCAGAAAA CTAGATTTTAG